The genomic segment GAAAAGATTTGTATTATGGATTATTCATTTTTTAATTTTAAAAGAAATTGGAATGTTTAAGTTTTCCGGCAGCCTAATTCTAATCTTGTTTTTGTCTTTTATACAAGTGGCTTTTTCTCAGGAAAAAATCCCGCATCTTCAAAAAAAAGGAAATAAAACACAGCTCATTGTCAACAACAAACCCTTTATTATTTGCGGCGGAGAATTAGGAAATTCTTCGGCAACGAGTATGGAAAGCATGGAACCAATCTGGCAGAAACTGACAGACATGAACCTCAACACGGTTTTAACGCCGGTTTATTGGGAATTAATAGAAGAGGAGCAGGGCAAATTTGATTTTTCTTTAATTGATGATTTAATTCTGAGAGCGCGAAAAGAAAATCTGAAACTCGTATTTCTTTGGTTCGGATCATGGAAAAACAGTATGTCGAGCCACGCTCCGGCATGGGTAAAATTAAACCAGAAAAAATATCCAAGAATAAAAGATGACAAAAATAAAAGTCATGAAATTCTAACGCCTTTCAGCGAAGATAATCTGCAGGCCGATTTGAATGCTTTTCAAAAACTAATGAAGCACATAAAAGAGTTCGATCAAAAAGAACAAACGGTAATTATGGTTCAGGTTGAAAATGAAATTGGAATGCTGCCAACGGCAAGAGATTATCATCCGTTAGCTAATGAAGCTTTTAAAAAAGAAGTTCCAAAGGAATTAATAGAATATCTGCAGAAAAACAAACCAAATCTCGTTCCTGAATTTTAGAAATCTGGAAGAAAAACGGATTCAAAACAAAAGGAAACTGGGAAGAAATCTTCGGAAAAAGCCTTGCGGCTGATGAAATTTTTATGGCTTGGTATTTTTCTAAATTTACTAACAAAGTTGCCAAAGCCGGAAAAGAGGTTTATCCAATTCCGATGTTTGTAAATGCAGCTTTAAACGCCCCGGGAAAAAAGCCCGGAGAATATCCAAGTGCAGGTCCGCTGCCACATGTAATGGACGTTTGGAAAGCCGCCGGAAATTCCATAGATTTTCTTTCACCGGATTTCTATAATCCATCATTTAAACATTGGAATGATTTATTTACGCGACAAGGCGATCCGTTATTTATTCCCGAACATCGTTTTGATGAAACCGCTCCATTTAAAGGTTTATACGCAATAGGACATTATGAAGCAATTGGATTTTCGCCTTTTTCAATAGAATCTGTAACCGATGCAAAAAAAGAACCTTTAGGAAAAATATATGATTTAATGCAGCAATTGACTCCGGTTATTGAAGCTAATAAAGGTGAAGGAAAAATCGACGGTGTTTTGTTAGATAAAACAAACAATACGCAGATTATCAATTTAGGAAACTACGAATTTACTTTTAAACACGATTATACTTTAAATTGGTCAGATGGAGCAAAAGCGGAAGTTTGGCCAATGTCAAGTGCAATAATTATAGAAATTTCACCGGACGAATTTTATATTTCCGGTTCCGGAATTGTCGTAACTTTTAAACCATTAAAAAACAAAAACGGCAACGCCGGAATATTAAAAACAGACCAAGGGAAATTTGAAAATGAAAAATGGAAAACCATAAGACATTTCAACGGAGACCAAACCCATCAAGGAAGACATCTTAGAATTTCAGTAGGCGATTACGAAATCCAAAAAATAAAACTATACATTTATGAGTAGTTTTTTTGCCACGAATTCACGAATTGACATAATTATTTTTAAACAAATAAAAATCTGCTAAATCTGCGTGAAAAAAATTAGCCACAGATTAAAGGATTAAAAGGATTTTTAAATTAATCAGTGATAATCTTTTAATCTGTGGCAAAAAACAATCAGCGTAAATCCGTATAATCAGTGGGCAAAATATAAACAAGACCAAATGAAAAAAATAATATTAGCAATACTTATAGTCTTCAATGCCAATGCTCAAATAAAACTTCCGCGCTTAATAAGCGACGGAATGATTTTACAGTGTGATACAAAAGTAAATATCTGGGGCTGGGCAGCGCCAAAAGAAAAAATCGAACTCGATTTCAATCATAAAACATACAAAACCACTACAGCCGAAGACGGAAAATGGCAAATTGAACTTCCATCACAAAAAGCTGGCGGACCGTATGAAGTGACTTTAAAAGCATCCAATACAATCGTTCTCAAAAACATTCTTTTTGGCGACGTCTGGATTTGTTCCGGTCAATCGAATATGGAACTGCCAATGGAACGTCTAAAAGACAAATACAAAGAATATATCGCTAAATCAGAAAACCCAAACATCAGACAATTTGTAGTTCCCGATGAATATTATTTCAAAGAAGAAAGAGCCGATT from the Flavobacterium sp. genome contains:
- a CDS encoding beta-galactosidase, translating into MFKFSGSLILILFLSFIQVAFSQEKIPHLQKKGNKTQLIVNNKPFIICGGELGNSSATSMESMEPIWQKLTDMNLNTVLTPVYWELIEEEQGKFDFSLIDDLILRARKENLKLVFLWFGSWKNSMSSHAPAWVKLNQKKYPRIKDDKNKSHEILTPFSEDNLQADLNAFQKLMKHIKEFDQKEQTVIMVQVENEIGMLPTARDYHPLANEAFKKEVPKELIEYLQKNKPNLVPEF
- a CDS encoding DUF5597 domain-containing protein, with product MAWYFSKFTNKVAKAGKEVYPIPMFVNAALNAPGKKPGEYPSAGPLPHVMDVWKAAGNSIDFLSPDFYNPSFKHWNDLFTRQGDPLFIPEHRFDETAPFKGLYAIGHYEAIGFSPFSIESVTDAKKEPLGKIYDLMQQLTPVIEANKGEGKIDGVLLDKTNNTQIINLGNYEFTFKHDYTLNWSDGAKAEVWPMSSAIIIEISPDEFYISGSGIVVTFKPLKNKNGNAGILKTDQGKFENEKWKTIRHFNGDQTHQGRHLRISVGDYEIQKIKLYIYE